CTGCCCCGCTGAGGAAAGTGTATCCTGCTCCGGCAACTATCTGAGCCATAATGATTGTCCAAAACAGGGGGATCGCTCCTTCAATTACGAAGCTGAGACCGACAATCATCATACCGAGTATTACGGATTTCTTCCTGCCGGCAGAATCGGCGAAGACGCCGGTAGGGATCTCGAAGATCAGAGCGGAGGTTTCTACAACCGTTCCCACAAGAACCAGCTGGAGAGGGTTGAGGCCGACACGCTGGACATAATATACGCCGCTTATCGCAAAGACCATATTGAAGAAGAAATAGACAAATCCCGCGTACAAATAGTAGATTCTCTCTGCCTTCATAGTTCTCCCTCTAAGTCTAGACATCTGAGAAGCCAGTCACCTGCGGTGGCCAGTTCCGACGCTACGCGTCCAGGTTGTTCGTTCTTGGAATCAGATCCCGGATCAAGTCCGGGATGACAGCGAATGGTTATTTCAAAAGACTCTGTCGTTATAAATGCGATGAGTCCTCGAAAAAACACTCTCATGATGATAACATTTGGAAATCCCTAAAGCATCACATTCTGTCATCCTTTGAGAAGATCGGTTCTTCGTTCCGACGCTACGCGTCCAGGTTGTTCGTTCTTGGAATCAGATCCCGGATCAAGTCCGGGATGACAGCGAATGGTTATTTCAAAAGATTCTGTCGTCATAAATGCGATGAGTCCTCGAAAAAACACTCTCATGATGATAACGTTTGGAAACTCTAAAGCATCACATTCTGTCATTCTGACAAAGCTTCTGGTCAGAATCTCGATCTTCACGTGAAAACAACGGCTTCATTGACCGTGAAGCGGAACTGACCTCGTTAAATCGGTTTGGTATTCTTGTAGTCTTTCTCGCCACTGCTTG
This window of the Mesotoga infera genome carries:
- a CDS encoding MFS transporter, coding for MKAERIYYLYAGFVYFFFNMVFAISGVYYVQRVGLNPLQLVLVGTVVETSALIFEIPTGVFADSAGRKKSVILGMMIVGLSFVIEGAIPLFWTIIMAQIVAGAGYTFLSGA